Within bacterium, the genomic segment GAGTTCCTACACAACGAAGTGCCCGGGATGTCCATTCCAGAACACATTCGTAACCGGATGCAGCATGCCGGCGATGGAGAAAGCGGTCGTGCTGAAGGAATCAAAATCGCACAAGAAGCTCTGCTGGATTGCAAACCCATGATCCACGGAAGTTACATTATGCCGCCATTCAACCGCTTCGACATGGCGTTGAAAGTAATGGAAGTTCTTCCTGAATTTTCCAACCGAAAAGCTGAAAAGCGAGCCTAGTGAGTAGCGTGGGCGTCTCGCCTGCGATCTTATAACACGAGCGTTTCGCTGCTAGCACCGCAGACGAGACGTCCGCGCTACTTTGCTAAACTACTAAAGATTCTGGCTAACCTGCGTTACCGGCTTCGGCTGAACTGCGCCTTTCGCTACAGCTAATTCTGTTTGGGCTTTTGACCATGCCGGATCAATCTTCACGCATTGCTCCAGAAACGGGATCGCCTCTTTCACCCTTCCGGTTCGCCGCAAAACGTGTCCGAGATTATATAACGCAAACTTATAGCCAACATTCGTCGTTCCGGGTCGAAAAGATTGCAACGCTCTTCGCAGAATCGGTTCAGCTTGCTGATAATTTTTCTGCTGAATCAACTCATACGCTTGTAGATTCAATGTCGCTCCTTCTTCATCGGACTGCACTACCGGTTGCTGCCCTGTTGCAGGAACTGCTCCGCCTGCTTGAACTTGATTTCCAGCCAAACTTACAGGAGCAACTGAATCAGTGAGTTGAACATTCGGTGGCGGCACAATCTTCGGTTTCTCCTGTTCGGATGGAAAGAATCCAGCTACCAGGAAGAAGACAACGCC encodes:
- a CDS encoding tetratricopeptide repeat protein, giving the protein MKVKLKIRKPPRPDVPTFCAECTAPIAPEATFCGTCHAPIVRRYCPKCSRLVPENTKACPYCGTSSKAKVRETPGLSNLAVIGVIAMGVVFFLVAGFFPSEQEKPKIVPPPNVQLTDSVAPVSLAGNQVQAGGAVPATGQQPVVQSDEEGATLNLQAYELIQQKNYQQAEPILRRALQSFRPGTTNVGYKFALYNLGHVLRRTGRVKEAIPFLEQCVKIDPAWSKAQTELAVAKGAVQPKPVTQVSQNL